The proteins below come from a single Pieris brassicae chromosome 1, ilPieBrab1.1, whole genome shotgun sequence genomic window:
- the LOC123709126 gene encoding ribonuclease 3 → MSLPPVDYTFPPPQLFVPPPPVTSILGQPPPISQTPAQPIFNYPPPTLRPPPPPAYPIDILPPPYVPPPPPSFPPPAYVPPYPPGYHSNDYYYHQATTAENQYSQDWKTEEMSIQKSPLRTLEFKNPQKKYEYSSRENSRSYYSPRRERSQERERRYRSRSIRSRSRSPSYRISRGGEERYSRSRDDGRDYDNRRYRSERRSCERDHRSYSRSERDRYEDRHRHSSYRSRERSSCSYRSSSHRPLTDREKILEDYRKNYCKTSEDFIKKMEKWSKEHNSDEEENSKMWYRSSPAELYYKPINGGEGVEQTRKLEKICQNSLKYLIHRGQKARPEVDELPPLKPQKAKRCKHSDDDSSSSSSEEEDCLDEENLQGYTDRMMLELQRKQSHPRRLHPELWFNNSGEMNGGPLCRCSARARRYGIRHGVYAAEKQFPKCVPTQSNIDKLYHYRITVSPPTNFLIKSPTIISHDEHEFLFSGFSMFSHYKLAKLPTCKVIRFNIEYTILYVEEPAPKNFTVQELDLFEEYLFKELLELVDLDLGKGTDTNCSQFHFMPRFVRYLPEGGCEVLSMCEVLRYLIEESSLLIPPESLEDVHRMDHYHWQKFVDKIKGMIVTYPGRKPCSVRVDQIDRSPPSNVNDPDDVKKFYPEIVHFGIRPPQLSYAGNPEYQKAWRYYVKYRHLIANMAKPSFTERQKLAAKEAKLQEMRTQSKMKRDVTVAISSEGFHTTGLMCDVVQHAMLIPVLVRHLRFHKSLDSLEEIIGYKFNQRALLQTALTHPSYRENFGTNPDHARNTLTNCGIRQPEYGDRRIHYTRKKGIVTLINIMSRFGKSNETESEIKHNERLEFLGDAVVEFISSIHLFKMFPGLSEGGLATYRAAIVQNQHLALLAKNMGLEQYMLYAHGSDLCREVVMRHAMANCFEALMGGLFLDAGLEVTDRVFAQALWHNEPNLYEIWMKERAHSLQEQEPLGDRQYIKDFEFLQKLTVFEESIGVKFKHIRLLARSFTDRSVGFTNLTLGSNQRLEFLGDTVLQLVVSDKLYRHFPDHHEGHLSLLRSSLVNNRTQAMVCDDLNMSEYAIYNNPKAKPTAKKHKADLLEAFLGALYIDKNLEYCQVFCDACLFPRLQEFIMNQGWNDPKSKLQQCCLTLRSMKGGEPDIPFYKVIECLGPTNTRVYTVGVYFRGRRLAAGRGHSIQEAEMNAAKEALSCAHELFPQLDHQKRVIAKSMQLKKKRQKPDLFIKAEEDVPKAYRTDNKLEDTSSEEPASDTEAPKSDDDKSDDEKSDDKNENAGEDSGLDSDDNTDKYENVQVSSLLSDMEKLKQDLIDRNEYDKLKEKMCKKCDSDSD, encoded by the exons ATGTCTTTGCCGCCGGTTGACTATACTTTTCCACCTCCGCAGTTATTTGTACCCCCACCGCCAGTTACGTCTATATTAGGACAACCGCCGCCTATCTCTCAAACTCCAGCACAACCGATCTTCAATTATCCGCCTCCAACTTTAAGACCTCCTCCTCCGCCTGCCTATCCTATTGATATACTACCTCCTCCTTATGtaccaccaccaccacccAGCTTCCCACCCCCGGCATATGTACCTCCTTACCCACCTGGCTACCATAGCAATGATTATTACTATCACCAAGCAACAACCGCTGAAAATCAATATTCTCAAGATTGGAAAACAGAAGAAATGAGCATACAAAAATCACCTCTCAGAactttagaatttaaaaatccaCAAAAGAAATATGAGTATAGTTCAAGAGAAAATTCAAGGTCTTATTATAGTCCAAGAAGAGAGAGAAGCCAGGAACGAGAAAGGAGATATAGAAGTAGATCTATACGCAGTCGTTCCCGCAGTCCCAGTTATAGAATTTCCAGAGGTGGTGAGGAGAGATATTCTAGATCACGAGACGATGGGAGAGACTATGACAATAGAAGATACAGAAGTGAACGTCGCAGCTGTGAACGAGACCATAGGTCATATAGCAGGAGTGAAAGAGATAGATATGAGGATAGACATAGACATTCATCATATAGAAGCCGGGAACGATCTAGTTGCTCATATCGATCATCTAGTCATAGGCCATTGACTGACAGGGAGAAAATTTTGGAAGactatag GAAAAACTACTGTAAAACATCAGAggactttataaaaaaaatggagaAGTGGTCTAAAGAGCACAATTCAGATGAAGAAGAG AACTCAAAAATGTGGTATAGAAGTTCCCCAGCtgagttatattataaaccaaTAAATGGTGGTGAGGGTGTGGAACAAACTCGTAAACTTGAgaaaatatgtcaaaattcTCTCAAATATCTTATACATAGAGGCCAAAAAGCACGACCTGAAGTGGATGAGTTGCCTCCGTTAAAACCGCAAAAGGCTAAGAGATGTAAACATT CTGATGATGATAGCTCTTCATCATCATCTGAAGAGGAGGACTGTCTAGATGAAGAGAATCTACAAGGGTATACTGATAGAATGATGTTAGAGCTACAAAGGAAGCAAAGTCACCCAAGAAGACTGCATCCAGAATTATG GTTCAATAATTCGGGCGAAATGAATGGTGGCCCATTATGTAGGTGTAGCGCTAGAGCACGCCGTTACGGTATACGACATGGAGTTTACGCTGCCGAAAAGCAGTTCCCCAAATGCGTGCCCACGCAGAGTAATATTGATAAGCTGTATCACTATCG aaTAACAGTGTCGCCTCCAACCAATTTCCTCATAAAATCACCAACGATTATAAGTCACGATGAACACGAGTTCCTATTTTCTGGCTTTTCTATGTTTTCCCATTATAAACTGGCGAAGTTACCCACATGTAAAGTAATAAGGTTCAATATTGAATACACTATTTTATATGTCGAAGAGCCAGCCCCGAAGAATTTCACTGTTCAGGAGTTGGATTTGTTTg AGGAGTATTTGTTCAAAGAATTATTGGAATTAGTCGATTTGGATCTCGGTAAAGGTACTGACACGAATTGTTCACAATTTCACTTCATGCCGAGATTTGTACGATATTTGCCGGAGGGTGGTTGTGAG GTTTTGTCAATGTGTGAAGTACTGAGATATTTGATAGAGGAAAGCAGTTTGTTAATTCCACCAGAATCGCTTGAAGACGTGCACAGAATGGATCATTATCATTGGCAGAAGTTCGTTGATAAGATTAAAG GAATGATTGTGACTTACCCGGGCAGAAAACCCTGTTCGGTCCGCGTGGATCAAATAGATCGAAGTCCACCCTCGAACGTCAATGACCCTGACGACGTTAAGAAGTTTTACCCTGAAATCGTACATTTTGGGATTAGACCCCCACAATTGAGTTACGCTGGGAATCCTga GTACCAAAAAGCATGGCGTTACTACGTGAAATACCGCCACTTAATAGCGAATATGGCTAAGCCATCATTCACTGAAAGGCAAAAGCTCGCAGCAAAAGAAGCGAAATTACAAGAAATGAGGACGCAGAGTAAAATGAAGCGTGACGTCACTGTAGCTATATCCTCAGAGGGATTCCACACTACGGGACTTATGTGTGATGTAGTACAG cACGCCATGTTGATACCGGTACTCGTCCGCCATTTACGATTCCACAAATCGTTGGACAGCCTAGAAGAAATTATAGGGTACAAGTTCAATCAACGCGCGTTGCTCCAAACGGCGTTAACTCATCCATCGTATAGGGAGAACTTTGGGACTAACCCAGATCATGCCAGGAACACCTTAACTAATTGTGGCATACGGCAACCGGAATATGGAGATCGGAGAATACATTATACTAGGAAGAAag gtatCGTGACCCTTATTAACATAATGTCCCGTTTCGGTAAAAGCAATGAGACTGAATCGGAGATTAAACATAACGAACGTCTGGAATTCTTAGGAGATGCAGTTGTAGAATTCATATCttctattcatttatttaaaatgttcccGGGATTATCTGAAGGAGGACTGGCTACTTATAGAGCTGCCATCGTACAAAATCAACATTTAGCGCTTTTGGCTAag aaCATGGGCCTAGAGCAATACATGCTGTACGCCCACGGATCCGACTTATGTCGTGAAGTGGTGATGCGTCACGCGATGGCCAATTGCTTTGAGGCGCTAATGGGCGGGTTGTTTCTCGATGCTGGCTTAGAG gtaACAGACCGTGTATTTGCTCAAGCTCTGTGGCACAACGAGcccaatttgtatgaaatatggATGAAGGAGCGGGCGCACTCGTTGCAAGAACAGGAGCCTTTAGGAGATCGACAATACATCAAGGACTTTGAATTTCTACAGAAGCTAACTGTTTTCGAGGAATCTATAG GTGTGAAGTTCAAGCACATCCGTCTCCTAGCTCGATCCTTCACAGACCGTTCAGTGGGTTTCACAAATCTTACCCTGGGCTCCAATCAGCGTTTGGAGTTCCTCGGTGACACTGTACTCCAATTGGTTGTGTCTGATAAGCTTTATCGCCACTTTCCTGATCATCACGAGGGACACTTGTCT CTATTGCGATCATCCCTAGTCAACAACCGTACGCAAGCGATGGTTTGTGACGACTTAAATATGTCCGAATACGCGATTTACAACAATCCGAAAGCCAAACCAACGGCCAAGAAGCACAAAGCTGACTTATTAGAGGCATTTCTTGGGGCACTTTATATTGATAAG AATTTGGAGTATTGCCAGGTCTTCTGCGATGCGTGTTTGTTCCCCCGCCTTCAGGAGTTCATAATGAACCAAGGATGGAACGACCCCAAGTCGAAACTACAGCAGTGCTGTCTAACTCTGCGATCTATGAAGGGAGGGGAACCGGATATACCATTCtacaa AGTGATCGAATGCCTCGGCCCAACAAACACACGCGTATACACGGTGGGCGTGTACTTCCGTGGACGAAGACTGGCGGCAGGACGTGGTCACTCCATACAAGAGGCCGAAATGAACGCGGCTAAAGAGGCATTAAGCTGCGCTCACG AACTGTTCCCACAATTGGACCACCAAAAGCGTGTAATTGCTAAAAGCATGCAGCTTAAAAAGAAACGTCAAAAACCCGACCTATTCATTAAAGCAGAGGAAGACGTACCAAAAGCATATAGAACTGACAACAAATTGGAAGACACTTCATCGGAAGAACCGGCTTCGGATACCGAAGCACCTAAATCTGATGATGATAAATCTGACGATGAAAAATCTGATGACAAAAATGAGAATGCTGGTGAAGATTCCGGTCTGGATAGTGATGATAATACAGATAAGTATGAGAATGTTCAAGTAAGCAGTCTTTTAAGTGATATGGAGAAGCTCAAGCAAGATTTGATAGATAGGAATGAGTATGACAAGTTAAAGGAGAAAATGTGTAAGAAGTGTGATTCAGACTCAGATTAA
- the LOC123709314 gene encoding transcription initiation factor TFIID subunit 8: MSETTEKIESNGDARRRILHIAVSTVLLESGFETVDKISLETLTEMLQCFFTEVGNSANRYCELSGRVEPVLADVMLALINMGISLQGLEQYAARPNRHVIQPPQQAPVPRTPAMLSAGSKAKPSPHIPFHLPAFPDPHAYIRTPTHKQPVTEYEAIREKAANQKRDIEKALTKFLAKTSETHNLFNTEDNQVFPLIACKPTFPAYLPCLLPTDQVFDFDELEYHFQVANRTEDMPAEKKDQSDNEGENGGDGENANNSQSENPDSTLPSSPDRIKTSG, translated from the exons ATGTCCGAGACAACAGAAAAAATCGAAAGTAATGGTGATGCTCGGAGAAGAATACTTCACATAGCTGTATCAACTGTCCTTTTAGAAAGTGGATTCGAAACAGTAGACAAAATTAGCCTAGAGACGTTGACGGAGATGTTGCAATGCT TTTTTACAGAAGTTGGTAACTCAGCAAATCGCTACTGTGAACTATCTGGTAGAGTGGAACCTGTATTGGCTGATGTTATGTTGGCACTTATCAATATGG GAATAAGTCTTCAAGGCTTAGAGCAATATGCAGCTAGGCCAAATAGACATGTAATTCAGCCACCACAACAAGCACCTGTGCCTAGGACACCAGCTATGTTGTCAGCTGGTTCAAAAGCCAAGCCATCTCCACACATACCATTCCACTTACCAGCATTTCCTGATCCGCATGCTTACATAAGGACACCT ACACATAAGCAACCTGTGACTGAGTATGAAGCAATAAGAGAAAAAGCTGCAAATCAGAAACGGGATATTGAGAAGGCATTGACAAAATTTCTTGCAAAAACAAGTGAAACGCACAATCTCTTTAATACTGAAGACAACCAAGTTTTTCCAT TGATTGCATGTAAGCCAACTTTTCCAGCATATTTACCATGCTTACTACCTACTGACCAAGTCTTTGACTTTGATGAATTAGAATATCATTTTCAAGTTGCAAATAGAACAGAAGATATGCCAGCTGAGAAAAAag ACCAATCAGACAATGAAGGAGAGAATGGTGGGGATGGTGAAAATGCTAATAATTCTCAATCAGAAAATCCGGATTCTACATTACCATCTAGCCCAGATAGAATTAAAACTAGCGGATAA